Proteins encoded in a region of the Streptomyces sp. NBC_00310 genome:
- a CDS encoding recombinase family protein: MHGFAVHEPTGLIRVVSYARTSEDVRQRDGHGVRHQLRVNERTALDHGCEIIATYSDNGRSASRTGVVRPGFDGLIADLARGQTETGQSIEGVVCVADDRLYRRAEDLARFFAALTSRPGRVYVDPQGVRDPYSQEGLLQAVRSLDASVTETRVRSRRLSNWHWARAVEGVPHSGPRPFGWRDDRITLHPDEAHLVRQAISDRIGGKAVRAIARDWCDLGVTGTRGGKPNGQAVTQIITTPRVCGYRANNGQLLLVPETRRPVLGQWEPIVTPGQWQAVCATFSPGSLYLHRGSGAPRVAGSRTAPRHLGSGFLRCGAQRPDGPVCRGPLCAQKGKSKKSPYVYSCRCCGRCSISGPLADKIIERSILTEAYGRGVPEAACRRWESGQMGVEEKRELIGSAITHFMVRPGVKGDHSWDYSRLEPVWR, from the coding sequence GTGCACGGCTTTGCCGTACATGAGCCGACCGGACTGATCCGGGTCGTGTCCTACGCGCGTACGTCAGAGGACGTCCGGCAACGCGACGGACATGGAGTCCGTCATCAGCTGCGAGTCAACGAGCGAACAGCTCTTGATCACGGCTGCGAGATCATTGCGACGTACAGCGACAACGGTCGCAGCGCGTCCAGGACGGGAGTGGTGAGGCCTGGATTCGACGGATTGATCGCGGACCTGGCGCGCGGGCAAACCGAGACGGGGCAGTCGATCGAAGGGGTGGTGTGCGTCGCCGACGACCGGCTGTATCGCCGCGCGGAAGATCTTGCCCGCTTCTTTGCCGCGCTGACCAGCCGACCGGGACGCGTTTACGTCGATCCGCAGGGAGTCCGAGATCCGTACTCACAGGAAGGGTTGCTGCAAGCCGTGCGCTCCCTGGACGCGTCGGTCACGGAAACGCGAGTCAGAAGCCGACGCCTGTCGAACTGGCACTGGGCTCGCGCCGTCGAGGGCGTGCCACACAGCGGGCCGCGCCCCTTTGGCTGGCGAGACGACAGGATCACGCTGCACCCCGACGAGGCGCATCTCGTCCGACAGGCGATCAGTGACCGAATCGGAGGGAAGGCAGTTCGGGCCATTGCGCGAGACTGGTGTGACCTCGGGGTTACCGGAACGCGCGGCGGAAAGCCCAATGGCCAGGCGGTCACACAGATCATCACTACGCCCAGGGTGTGCGGTTACCGCGCCAACAACGGGCAGCTGCTGCTGGTCCCGGAGACACGGCGGCCGGTACTGGGGCAGTGGGAACCCATCGTGACGCCGGGCCAGTGGCAGGCGGTGTGCGCGACGTTTTCGCCGGGCAGTCTGTATTTGCACAGGGGCAGCGGTGCTCCGAGAGTCGCAGGAAGCAGGACTGCCCCACGTCATCTTGGCTCTGGCTTTCTGCGCTGCGGGGCGCAGCGTCCCGATGGCCCAGTGTGCCGTGGCCCGCTGTGCGCTCAGAAAGGGAAGAGCAAGAAGAGTCCCTACGTCTACTCCTGCCGCTGCTGCGGACGATGCAGCATCAGTGGGCCGCTGGCCGACAAGATCATCGAACGGTCGATCCTCACTGAGGCGTACGGGCGAGGAGTACCCGAAGCCGCGTGTCGACGCTGGGAGTCCGGCCAGATGGGGGTGGAGGAGAAGCGGGAGCTCATCGGATCGGCCATCACCCACTTCATGGTCCGGCCCGGTGTGAAAGGCGATCACTCCTGGGACTACTCGCGACTGGAGCCCGTGTGGCGTTGA
- a CDS encoding thioredoxin domain-containing protein, producing MPNRLAHETSPYLLQHADNPVDWWPWSEEAFTEARRRRVPVHLSVGYSSCHWCHVLARESFEDEAVAAFMNAHFVNIKVDREERPDVDAVYMEAVQAATGQGGWPMTVFLTPEKEPFYFGTYFPPEPRHGMPSFRQVLEGVRAAWADRRDEVAEVAGKIVRDLAGRELKFAAVDVPGEDELAQALLGLTREYDAARGGFGRAPKFPPSMVIEFLLRHAARTGSEGALQMARDTCERMARGGIYDQLGGGFARYSVDREWVVPHFEKMLYDNALLCRVYAHLWRATGSELARRVALETADFMVRELRTDEGGFASALDADSDDGTGRHVEGAYYVWTPEQLTEVLGEEDARLAAHYFGVTEEGTFEEGASVLQLPQHEGVFDAERIESVRNRLHGARSRRPAPGRDDKVVAAWNGLAVAALAETGAYFDRPDLVDAAIAAADLLVRLHLDEKARLARTSKGGRAGANAGVLEDYADVAEGFLALASVTGEGVWLEFAGFLLDHVLARFVDEESGALYDTAVDAEKLIRRPQDPTDNAVPSGWSAAAGALLSYAAHTGSEPHRAAAERALGVVKALGPRAPRFIGWGLATAEALLDGPREVAVVGPEGHPGTKELHRAALLGTAPGAVVAVGTTDSGELPLLADRPLVGGEPTAYVCRNFTCDAPTTDVDRLRTVLGAASTG from the coding sequence ATGCCGAACCGACTGGCCCATGAGACGTCCCCGTACCTCCTCCAGCACGCCGACAACCCCGTCGACTGGTGGCCCTGGTCGGAAGAGGCCTTCACGGAGGCACGCCGGCGACGTGTTCCCGTACACCTGAGCGTCGGTTATTCAAGCTGCCATTGGTGCCATGTCCTAGCTCGGGAGAGCTTCGAGGACGAAGCGGTCGCCGCCTTCATGAACGCCCACTTCGTCAACATCAAGGTCGACCGCGAGGAACGCCCCGACGTCGACGCCGTCTACATGGAGGCGGTGCAGGCGGCGACCGGGCAGGGCGGCTGGCCCATGACCGTGTTTCTGACGCCGGAGAAGGAGCCGTTCTACTTCGGGACGTATTTCCCGCCGGAGCCCCGGCACGGGATGCCGTCCTTCCGGCAGGTGCTGGAGGGCGTGCGGGCCGCCTGGGCCGACCGGCGGGACGAGGTCGCCGAGGTCGCCGGGAAGATCGTGCGGGACCTGGCCGGGCGGGAGTTGAAGTTCGCGGCGGTCGACGTGCCCGGGGAGGACGAGCTCGCGCAGGCGCTGCTGGGGCTCACCCGGGAGTACGACGCGGCGCGCGGCGGGTTCGGCAGGGCGCCCAAGTTCCCGCCGTCGATGGTCATCGAGTTCCTGCTGCGGCACGCGGCGCGCACCGGCTCCGAGGGTGCGCTGCAGATGGCGCGGGACACGTGCGAGCGTATGGCCCGCGGTGGCATCTACGACCAGCTCGGCGGCGGCTTCGCCCGGTACTCCGTCGACCGTGAGTGGGTGGTGCCCCACTTCGAGAAGATGCTGTACGACAACGCCCTGCTCTGCCGTGTCTACGCCCACCTCTGGCGGGCCACCGGCTCCGAGCTCGCCCGGCGCGTGGCCCTGGAGACCGCCGACTTCATGGTCCGTGAACTCCGGACGGACGAGGGCGGGTTCGCCTCCGCGCTGGACGCCGACAGCGACGACGGGACCGGGAGGCACGTCGAGGGGGCGTACTACGTCTGGACGCCCGAGCAGCTGACCGAGGTGCTCGGGGAGGAGGACGCCCGGCTCGCCGCGCACTACTTCGGGGTCACGGAGGAGGGGACCTTCGAGGAGGGGGCGTCCGTTCTTCAACTACCGCAGCACGAGGGCGTGTTCGACGCCGAAAGGATCGAGTCGGTCAGGAACCGGCTGCATGGGGCGCGTTCGCGCCGCCCGGCGCCCGGCCGGGACGACAAGGTGGTCGCCGCCTGGAACGGGCTCGCCGTCGCGGCGCTCGCCGAGACCGGCGCCTACTTCGACCGCCCCGACCTGGTCGACGCCGCGATCGCCGCCGCAGACCTCCTCGTACGACTGCACCTGGACGAGAAGGCGCGGCTCGCGCGGACCAGCAAGGGCGGGCGGGCCGGGGCCAATGCCGGCGTGCTGGAGGACTACGCGGATGTCGCGGAGGGGTTCCTGGCACTGGCGTCGGTCACGGGGGAGGGGGTGTGGCTGGAGTTCGCGGGGTTCCTGCTCGACCATGTGCTCGCGCGGTTCGTCGACGAGGAGTCGGGGGCGCTGTACGACACCGCCGTCGACGCGGAGAAGCTGATCCGGCGGCCGCAGGACCCGACCGACAACGCCGTGCCGTCCGGGTGGAGCGCGGCCGCGGGAGCGCTGCTGAGCTATGCCGCGCACACCGGGTCCGAGCCCCATCGGGCCGCCGCCGAGCGGGCGTTGGGTGTGGTGAAGGCCTTGGGCCCGCGTGCGCCCCGGTTCATCGGGTGGGGGCTGGCCACGGCGGAGGCGTTGCTCGACGGGCCGCGTGAGGTGGCGGTCGTCGGACCGGAGGGGCATCCGGGGACGAAGGAGCTGCACCGGGCGGCGTTGCTGGGCACCGCGCCGGGTGCGGTGGTGGCCGTAGGGACCACGGACAGTGGCGAGCTGCCGTTGCTGGCCGACCGTCCGCTCGTCGGCGGTGAACCGACCGCGTACGTCTGCCGTAACTTCACATGTGACGCTCCCACGACCGATGTCGACCGGTTGCGTACGGTCCTCGGAGCGGCGTCGACCGGCTGA
- a CDS encoding glycosyltransferase gives MLTSVFIAVVSLVLFWMAAFTLWWQMHAWRTPEVLASTRFSRPDGDEHVSFSLLLPARHEQAVLDHTIQRLLESSHDDYEIIVIVGHDDPETTAVARAAEERDPRVRVVVDHHEKKNKPKAMNTALPHCRGDVVGVFDAEDQVHPELLSHVDHAFRTTGADVVQGGVQLINYNSSWYSLRNCLEYFFWFRSRLHLHAQKGFIPLGGNTVFVRTDVLREADGWDPNCLAEDCDLGVRLSSVGKKVVVAYDSDMVTREETPGSLMSLMKQRTRWNQGFLQVYRKKDWKQLPGFRQRLLARYTLMTPYLQAVSGVIIPLNVAVALFLDVPVGVAFITFLPAVTALVTFVFEVVGLHDFGKQYGLRVRFVHYVKLVVGGPFYQVLLAFAAVRAVWREQRGRNDWELTSHVGAHLANVTREDVPA, from the coding sequence TTGCTGACGTCTGTCTTCATAGCTGTCGTTTCGCTGGTTTTGTTCTGGATGGCGGCTTTCACCCTGTGGTGGCAGATGCACGCCTGGCGCACGCCCGAAGTGCTGGCCTCCACCCGGTTCAGCAGACCGGACGGCGACGAGCATGTGTCGTTCTCGCTGCTGCTGCCCGCACGCCATGAACAGGCCGTGCTGGACCACACCATCCAACGACTGCTCGAATCGAGCCACGACGACTACGAGATCATCGTGATCGTCGGGCACGACGACCCGGAGACCACCGCGGTGGCCCGGGCCGCCGAGGAGCGCGACCCGCGCGTCCGCGTGGTGGTCGACCACCACGAGAAGAAGAACAAGCCCAAGGCCATGAACACGGCGCTCCCGCACTGCCGCGGGGACGTCGTCGGGGTCTTCGACGCAGAGGACCAGGTCCATCCCGAGCTGCTGTCCCACGTCGACCACGCCTTCCGCACCACGGGCGCGGACGTGGTGCAGGGTGGTGTGCAGCTCATCAACTACAACTCCAGCTGGTACAGCCTGCGCAACTGCCTGGAGTACTTCTTCTGGTTCCGGTCCCGGCTGCATCTGCACGCGCAGAAAGGGTTCATCCCGCTCGGCGGCAACACCGTCTTCGTCCGCACCGACGTGCTGCGCGAGGCGGACGGCTGGGACCCCAACTGCCTCGCCGAGGACTGCGACCTGGGCGTCCGGCTGTCGAGCGTCGGCAAGAAGGTCGTCGTCGCCTACGACTCCGACATGGTGACCCGGGAGGAGACCCCCGGCAGCCTGATGTCGCTGATGAAGCAGCGCACCCGCTGGAACCAGGGCTTCCTCCAGGTCTACCGGAAGAAGGACTGGAAGCAACTGCCCGGCTTCCGGCAGCGGTTGCTGGCCCGCTACACGCTGATGACGCCGTATCTCCAGGCCGTCTCCGGCGTGATCATCCCGCTCAACGTGGCCGTCGCACTCTTCCTCGACGTCCCCGTGGGCGTCGCCTTCATCACCTTCCTGCCGGCCGTCACCGCCCTCGTCACCTTCGTGTTCGAGGTCGTCGGACTGCACGACTTCGGCAAGCAGTACGGCCTGCGCGTCCGGTTCGTCCACTACGTCAAACTCGTCGTGGGCGGCCCCTTCTACCAGGTGCTCCTCGCCTTCGCCGCCGTACGCGCGGTGTGGCGTGAGCAACGCGGCCGCAACGACTGGGAGTTGACCAGCCACGTCGGCGCACATCTCGCGAACGTGACCCGAGAGGACGTTCCTGCGTGA
- a CDS encoding tetratricopeptide repeat protein → MRDSHRGEAERLLVRAVEEEVRRSGGRTDGVVLLGRARSALDTMAQNAAEEYEAYTRALDESEVGRLTFGQRYAKEGSGTPLLVAAVAAGTAVVADLSFGVGAGTAVSTGLIVGIASAVATVLKVTASHLPANHHRAGALGQPGGPEQLRLQWLTALEVRGIRPFLDQQRVLAASTPKKKAPQLRGADKSAAARRRNVLEQSFAQLPESDDRFAGRRAEMGKLRQWVQAARAETETRPTVVVLHGAPGSGRTALAVRATHELRDYFRGACVVDLRADSPEETPLSTRDALMHLLNRLGAPRDQLLFRERTSQDQQVKRLSELYHQHLTALPVTIVLDDASDPEQVRALVPERSDSLVLVTARTPLALPADLPAWVHELPVEALDGDGTHELLSTAAQDGSVLSEGASSTRAPAGASAGASAGGPAGASPGTSSSAAPDTASVARIRHLCGGLPLALRIAGSSLGPRTPGQLATDLGAYGPVEPVERALWLRYTDQSEPSRRLLRRLALAGRASLGAAAAASLLATDETEATRHLTALARAGLVDHVHGNRYRLHDLVRAFAHARLLDEEEPSERTSAQERLIVTYADLADSVLRLVDGNMSTRSDRFGQHGFVSLDEALRWLDDETSFITSTLRHAEGVNQAAVLSLLGALCDYCLLRGDLYRLGELSELAQSVDQGLLTRSVQWRTGIAARQLGELDKARTTLASVVDLYMETNHDAGAARALCSLGITLHHQGNLTEAAAKLLEALQLQAGPQLAADRAWTMHALAAVERDRAHLADAMDLLTRALVIHRQQESLHGEGWAYFQLGQLLLRMGEVPRAESELRTALDLFGRTRDARGQAWSMTQLARARLVAGDPSAAVDGLRQALSRHRDNEDARGEAWSGYYLGQALEETGNLDQAVRELERSRTMFSRMRDVYGLACARHHSARVTRDQRAVQTGSLRNSGFARQLLVDARADFQRIGVAHGEAWTCLELAVVDAGNTRTPQALALCEEATRLFTSYGDRRGEDWARFLKCTLLPYAAPGGVEIGTAVAQEDLAHLSRTDHPLRDEKLTEYIEAYELLLERGVNLESGWRAWTLGMVPNRHAREVMGVPVSGGQG, encoded by the coding sequence ATGCGGGACAGCCACCGGGGGGAGGCCGAACGGCTGTTGGTCCGGGCGGTCGAGGAGGAGGTCCGCAGGTCGGGCGGCCGTACCGACGGGGTAGTCCTGCTGGGCCGGGCCCGCTCCGCACTGGACACGATGGCGCAGAACGCCGCGGAGGAGTACGAGGCGTACACCCGCGCACTGGACGAATCGGAGGTCGGCCGCCTCACCTTCGGCCAGCGCTACGCGAAGGAAGGCTCCGGAACTCCCCTGCTGGTCGCGGCCGTAGCCGCCGGCACGGCGGTCGTGGCCGACCTCTCCTTCGGCGTGGGCGCCGGCACCGCCGTGAGCACCGGCCTGATCGTCGGCATCGCGAGCGCCGTGGCCACGGTCCTGAAGGTGACCGCTTCCCATCTTCCCGCGAATCACCACCGCGCGGGCGCCCTGGGCCAGCCCGGCGGCCCCGAACAGCTGCGGCTGCAGTGGCTGACGGCGCTGGAGGTGCGTGGGATAAGGCCGTTCCTGGACCAGCAGCGCGTCCTCGCCGCGTCCACGCCGAAGAAGAAGGCGCCCCAACTGCGCGGCGCGGACAAGAGCGCGGCGGCCCGGCGGCGCAACGTACTGGAGCAGTCGTTCGCCCAACTCCCGGAGTCCGACGACCGGTTCGCGGGCCGGCGGGCGGAGATGGGGAAGCTCCGCCAGTGGGTGCAGGCGGCCCGCGCCGAGACCGAGACCCGGCCCACGGTCGTCGTGCTGCACGGCGCGCCCGGCTCCGGCCGTACCGCCCTCGCCGTCCGCGCGACCCACGAGCTGCGGGACTACTTCCGGGGCGCCTGCGTGGTCGACCTGCGCGCGGACAGCCCGGAGGAGACCCCGCTGTCCACCCGGGACGCGCTGATGCATCTGCTGAATCGTCTCGGCGCCCCCCGCGACCAGCTTCTCTTCCGTGAACGCACCTCCCAGGACCAGCAGGTCAAACGGCTGAGTGAGCTGTACCACCAGCATCTGACGGCCCTGCCGGTGACGATCGTGCTGGACGACGCCTCCGACCCCGAGCAGGTCCGCGCCCTCGTCCCGGAACGCTCCGACAGCCTCGTCCTGGTCACCGCCCGCACCCCGCTCGCTTTGCCCGCCGACCTCCCCGCCTGGGTCCACGAGCTCCCCGTCGAGGCCCTCGACGGCGACGGCACGCACGAACTGCTGAGCACGGCGGCACAGGACGGCTCGGTGCTGTCGGAGGGGGCGTCGTCCACGCGAGCGCCGGCGGGGGCATCGGCGGGCGCATCCGCCGGGGGGCCGGCGGGCGCTTCCCCGGGGACGTCGTCGTCCGCCGCCCCCGACACCGCATCCGTCGCCCGGATCCGGCACCTGTGCGGCGGCCTCCCCCTCGCCCTGCGCATCGCCGGTTCGTCCCTGGGCCCGCGTACGCCCGGCCAACTGGCCACGGACCTGGGCGCGTACGGCCCGGTCGAACCGGTCGAACGGGCCCTCTGGCTCCGCTACACCGACCAGTCGGAACCCTCGCGCCGGCTGCTGCGCCGTCTGGCGCTGGCGGGCCGCGCGTCCCTGGGCGCGGCGGCGGCCGCCTCCTTGCTGGCCACCGACGAGACGGAGGCGACCCGCCACCTCACCGCGCTCGCCCGCGCGGGCCTGGTCGACCACGTCCACGGCAACCGCTACCGCCTGCACGACCTGGTCCGCGCCTTCGCCCACGCCCGTCTCCTGGACGAGGAGGAGCCGAGCGAGCGCACATCCGCGCAGGAACGCCTGATCGTCACCTACGCGGACCTCGCCGACTCCGTCCTGCGCCTGGTCGACGGCAACATGTCGACCCGCTCGGACCGCTTCGGCCAGCACGGCTTCGTCTCCCTGGACGAGGCGCTGCGCTGGCTGGACGACGAGACGAGCTTCATCACCTCCACGCTCCGGCACGCGGAGGGCGTGAACCAGGCGGCGGTCCTCAGCCTCCTCGGCGCCCTGTGCGACTACTGCCTGCTGCGCGGCGATCTCTACCGCCTCGGTGAGCTGAGCGAGCTGGCCCAGTCGGTGGACCAGGGCCTGCTGACCCGCTCGGTCCAGTGGCGTACGGGTATCGCGGCCCGTCAGCTGGGTGAGCTGGACAAGGCCCGTACGACGCTCGCCTCGGTCGTCGACCTCTACATGGAGACGAACCACGACGCGGGCGCCGCCCGTGCCCTGTGCTCCCTGGGCATCACCCTCCACCACCAGGGCAACCTGACCGAGGCGGCGGCGAAGCTCCTGGAGGCCCTGCAGCTCCAGGCGGGCCCCCAGCTGGCGGCGGACCGCGCCTGGACGATGCACGCCCTGGCTGCGGTGGAACGCGACCGCGCCCACCTCGCCGACGCCATGGACCTCCTCACCCGGGCCCTGGTCATCCACCGCCAGCAGGAGTCCCTGCACGGCGAGGGCTGGGCCTACTTCCAGCTGGGCCAACTGCTGCTGCGCATGGGCGAGGTGCCGCGGGCGGAGAGCGAACTGCGCACCGCCCTGGACCTGTTCGGCCGCACCCGTGACGCCCGGGGCCAGGCCTGGTCGATGACCCAGCTGGCCCGCGCCCGCCTCGTCGCCGGCGACCCCTCCGCCGCCGTCGACGGCCTCCGCCAGGCCCTCTCCCGCCACCGCGACAACGAGGACGCCCGGGGCGAGGCCTGGTCCGGCTACTACCTGGGCCAGGCCCTGGAGGAGACCGGCAACCTCGACCAGGCGGTCCGCGAACTGGAACGCTCCCGCACGATGTTCTCCCGCATGCGCGACGTCTACGGCCTGGCCTGCGCGAGGCATCATTCGGCCCGCGTGACCCGCGACCAACGAGCCGTCCAGACCGGCTCGTTGCGCAACTCCGGCTTCGCCCGCCAACTCCTCGTCGACGCCCGCGCCGACTTCCAGCGGATCGGCGTCGCCCACGGCGAGGCCTGGACCTGCCTGGAACTGGCGGTCGTGGACGCGGGCAACACCCGCACTCCCCAGGCCCTGGCCCTCTGCGAGGAGGCGACCCGTCTCTTCACCTCCTACGGCGACCGCCGCGGCGAGGACTGGGCCCGCTTCCTGAAGTGCACGCTGCTGCCGTACGCGGCCCCCGGCGGTGTGGAGATCGGCACCGCCGTGGCCCAGGAGGACCTGGCCCACCTCTCCCGCACCGACCACCCCCTGCGCGACGAGAAACTCACCGAGTACATCGAGGCGTACGAGCTGCTGCTGGAGCGAGGCGTGAACCTGGAGAGCGGCTGGCGGGCCTGGACCCTCGGCATGGTCCCGAACCGGCATGCCCGGGAGGTGATGGGGGTCCCGGTGTCGGGCGGGCAGGGGTGA
- a CDS encoding ArnT family glycosyltransferase has product MTSTLPAATKTEVKVPAQRTAAPAAGSTSRTIASASPTPSPKRLRDSRSDLVLCGLLLVAIMIVQGWNIADYPTLSDDEGTYLAQAWAVQEGRGLAHYTYWYDHPPLGWIQIAVLTWIPAQLAPESMTVGSMRAVMLLISAISAVLVYVLGRRLSLPRWAAGLGMALFGLSPLSVVLQREIFLDNIAVMWTLLAFCLAASPSRHLWHHFAAGLAAAAAVLTKETMLLVLPAVMLTMWRHSHRDTRKFALTGAVTACTLIGVSYPLFALLKGELLPGAGHVSLWDGIVYQMSRPGSGFILTEGTGSYGVLQSWLYYDRVLPLGGLAGALLLLVTWRWSVTARALAGPALAVAILAGMALRPGYLPAMYVLQALPFLALVLAGGTASVTHGVLRRWRSATERRALTWGRHVVAVALAAAAAVYVVPRWYDGNHTAMTFDANAPYRQAAQWLGSEVEDPGDTRVLVDDALWLDLVHEGYKPGLGVIWFYKADLDPAVTKTMPRGWRDLDYVVASPTVRRDAVDLPNVKGAMENSTPVATFGTGEDRIEIRKIEAAGGDARARETDAAGGDDRIRDTEAAGGDR; this is encoded by the coding sequence GTGACCTCCACACTTCCCGCGGCGACCAAGACGGAAGTCAAGGTCCCCGCGCAGCGGACAGCTGCGCCCGCAGCCGGTTCGACCAGTCGAACGATCGCCTCCGCTTCCCCGACGCCTTCACCGAAGCGCCTGCGCGACTCACGCTCCGACCTGGTCCTCTGCGGTCTCCTCCTCGTCGCGATCATGATCGTGCAGGGGTGGAACATCGCCGACTACCCGACCCTCAGCGACGACGAGGGCACCTACCTCGCGCAGGCCTGGGCCGTGCAGGAGGGCAGAGGGCTCGCCCACTACACCTACTGGTACGACCACCCGCCCCTCGGCTGGATCCAGATAGCCGTACTGACCTGGATCCCCGCCCAGCTCGCCCCCGAGTCGATGACCGTCGGCTCGATGCGCGCGGTGATGCTGCTGATCAGCGCCATCAGCGCCGTCCTGGTCTACGTCCTCGGCCGCCGCCTCTCGCTGCCCCGCTGGGCCGCCGGCCTCGGCATGGCCCTCTTCGGGCTCTCCCCACTGTCGGTGGTGCTCCAGCGGGAGATCTTCCTCGACAACATCGCGGTGATGTGGACGCTGCTCGCGTTCTGCCTCGCCGCCTCACCGAGCCGTCACCTCTGGCACCACTTCGCGGCGGGGCTGGCCGCCGCGGCGGCCGTGCTCACCAAGGAGACGATGCTCCTCGTCCTGCCCGCCGTGATGCTCACCATGTGGCGGCACAGCCACCGGGACACCCGGAAGTTCGCCCTCACCGGCGCCGTCACCGCCTGCACCCTGATCGGCGTCTCGTACCCGCTGTTCGCCCTGCTCAAGGGCGAGTTGCTGCCCGGCGCCGGCCATGTGTCGCTGTGGGACGGCATCGTCTACCAGATGAGCCGCCCCGGCTCCGGCTTCATCCTCACCGAGGGCACCGGTTCGTACGGCGTCCTGCAGTCCTGGCTCTACTACGACCGCGTCCTGCCCCTCGGCGGCCTCGCCGGAGCGCTGCTGCTCCTGGTCACCTGGCGCTGGTCGGTGACCGCGCGGGCACTCGCCGGACCCGCGCTCGCCGTCGCGATCCTCGCCGGAATGGCCCTGCGTCCCGGCTATCTGCCCGCGATGTACGTCCTCCAGGCCCTGCCCTTCCTCGCCCTCGTCCTCGCGGGCGGCACGGCGAGCGTCACGCACGGCGTCCTGCGCAGGTGGCGGAGCGCGACCGAGAGGCGGGCCCTGACCTGGGGGCGGCATGTGGTCGCCGTCGCCCTGGCCGCGGCCGCGGCGGTGTACGTCGTCCCCCGCTGGTACGACGGCAACCACACCGCGATGACGTTCGACGCCAACGCGCCCTACCGGCAGGCCGCCCAGTGGCTCGGCTCCGAGGTCGAGGACCCCGGCGACACCCGGGTCCTCGTCGACGACGCGCTCTGGCTCGACCTCGTCCACGAGGGCTACAAGCCCGGCCTCGGCGTCATCTGGTTCTACAAGGCCGACCTCGACCCCGCGGTGACGAAGACGATGCCGCGCGGCTGGCGCGACCTCGACTACGTGGTCGCCTCCCCGACGGTACGGCGCGACGCCGTCGACCTGCCCAACGTCAAGGGCGCGATGGAGAACTCGACGCCGGTCGCCACCTTCGGCACCGGCGAGGACCGGATCGAGATCCGCAAGATCGAGGCCGCCGGCGGCGACGCACGAGCGCGCGAGACCGACGCGGCCGGCGGCGACGACCGGATCCGCGATACCGAGGCCGCTGGAGGCGACCGATGA
- the mca gene encoding mycothiol conjugate amidase Mca: MAVHAHPDDESSKGAATMAKYVSEGVDVLVVTCTGGERGSILNPKLQGDKYIEEHIHEVRKKEMDEAREILGVGQEWLGFVDSGLPEGDPLPPLPDGCFALEDVDKAAGELVRKIRAFRPQVITTYDENGGYPHPDHIMTHKISMVAFDGATDTEKYPEAEYGPAYQPQKLYYNQGFNRPRTEALHHALLERGLESPYGDWLKRWDESEHKNRTLTTHVPCADFYEIRDKALIAHATQIDPDGGWFRVPMEIQKEVWPTEEYELAKSLVDTSLPEDDLFAGIR, encoded by the coding sequence ATGGCCGTGCACGCGCACCCCGACGACGAGTCGAGCAAGGGTGCGGCCACCATGGCGAAGTATGTGTCCGAGGGGGTGGACGTGCTGGTCGTGACCTGCACGGGCGGGGAGCGCGGCTCCATCCTCAATCCGAAACTGCAGGGCGACAAGTACATCGAGGAGCACATTCACGAGGTACGCAAGAAGGAGATGGACGAGGCCCGCGAGATCCTCGGCGTCGGGCAGGAGTGGCTCGGCTTCGTCGACTCCGGCCTCCCGGAGGGCGACCCCCTCCCGCCCCTTCCCGACGGCTGCTTCGCCCTGGAGGACGTCGACAAGGCGGCCGGCGAGCTGGTCAGGAAGATCCGCGCGTTCCGTCCCCAGGTGATCACCACCTACGACGAGAACGGCGGATACCCGCACCCCGACCACATCATGACCCACAAGATCTCGATGGTGGCGTTCGACGGCGCGACGGACACCGAGAAGTACCCCGAGGCCGAGTACGGCCCGGCGTACCAGCCGCAGAAGCTGTACTACAACCAGGGCTTCAACCGCCCCCGCACCGAGGCGCTGCACCACGCCCTGCTGGAGCGCGGCCTGGAGTCCCCGTACGGCGACTGGCTCAAGCGCTGGGACGAGTCCGAGCACAAGAACCGCACTCTCACCACGCACGTCCCCTGCGCGGACTTCTACGAGATCCGTGACAAGGCTCTCATCGCCCACGCCACGCAGATCGACCCCGACGGCGGCTGGTTCCGGGTTCCGATGGAGATCCAGAAGGAGGTCTGGCCCACCGAGGAGTACGAGCTCGCGAAGTCCCTCGTGGACACCTCGCTCCCCGAGGACGACCTCTTTGCGGGCATCCGCTAG